In Brachypodium distachyon strain Bd21 chromosome 2, Brachypodium_distachyon_v3.0, whole genome shotgun sequence, one genomic interval encodes:
- the LOC100827141 gene encoding magnesium transporter MRS2-E isoform X1, producing the protein MERRHHHHGPAQVPRRKVAPAASQEWLVVPAAAGAEERSGEFGRHRIMEMTGLPARDLRVLDPLLAYPSTILGRDRALVVNLEHVKAIVTAAEVLVRDPNNPRLQPFLLDLRARLALPDASSTILETGGGDEREQGERSGPMPALGRSVSAKTQPFEFKVLEVCLEHTCKCMESETSALEKEAYPALDELTSKVSTRNLEHVRQIKSRLVELSGRVQKVRDDIEHLLDDDTDMSEMYLTRKLASQGFNESLGRVESNKHLSADHDEEKCTSREEEELDDDTESAHESSANVKPNIQELEMLLEAYFVQVDGTLNKLCHLRDYVDDTEDYINIMLDEKQNQLLQMGVMLTTATVVVTAGIVVVSLFGMNIQIELMDDGTTPETKRIKNMKFWETTLGTIAGCAAIYLMAIYAGKKSKYLQ; encoded by the exons ATGGAACGCAGGCATCACCACCACGGGCCGGCGCAGGTGCCGCGGCGgaaggtggcgccggcggcgagccagGAGTGGCTGgtggtgccggcggcggcgggcgcggaggAGCGGTCCGGGGAGTTCGGGCGGCACCGGATCATGGAGATGACGGGGCTGCCGGCGCGGGACCTCCGCGTGCTGGACCCGCTCCTCGCCTACCCGTCCACCATCCTCGGCCGCGACCGCGCCCTCGTCGTCAACCTCGAGCACGTCAAGGCCATCGTCACCGCCGCCGAGGTGCTCGTCCGCGACCCAAACAACCCGCGCCTCCAGCCCTTCCTCCTCGACCTCCGCGCCCGCCTCGCGCTCCCG GATGCATCTAGCACGATTCTggaaaccggcggcggcgacgagagAGAGCAGGGTGAGAGGAGCGGCCCAATGCCTGCGCTCGGCAGGTCCGTCAGCGCCAAGACCCAGCCTTTTGAGTTCAAGGTGCTCGAGGTCTGCCTCGAACACACATGCAAATGCATGGAATCTGAG ACGTCGGCTCTAGAGAAGGAGGCGTATCCGGCCTTGGATGAGCTGACCTCCAAGGTTAGCACGCGGAACCTGGAACACGTCAGGCAGATCAAGAGCCGCCTAGTCGAGCTATCAGGGCGCGTGCAGAAG GTGAGAGATGATATCGAGCACTTGCTAGACGACGACACGGATATGTCCGAGATGTACCTGACGAGGAAGCTTGCATCTCAAGGATTCAATGAGTCGTTGGGCAGAGTTGAATCGAATAAGCACTTATCAGCTGATCATGATGAGGAGAA GTGTACTTcaagggaggaagaagagcttgACGATGACACGGAGAGCGCCCACGAGAGTTCTGCTAATGTTAAGCCAAATATCCAAGAGTTGGAAATGCTTCTTGAGGCTTACTTCGTGCAGGTTGATGGCACGCTGAACAAGTTATGCCAT CTCCGTGATTATGTGGATGACACCGAAGATTACATCAACATCATGCTGGATGAGAAGCAGAACCAGCTGCTTCAGATGGGCGTGATGCTCACGACGGCGACTGTTGTGGTCACCGCAGGGATTGTGGTCGTGAGCTTGTTCGGCATGAACATCCAAATTGAGCTGATGGACGATGGGACGACCCCTGAGACCAAGAGGATCAAGAACATGAAGTTCTGGGAGACCACCTTGGGCACCATTGCTGGCTGCGCTGCTATATACCTCATGGCGATCTATGCAGGAAAGAAGAGCAAATACTTGCAGTGA